A stretch of Cheilinus undulatus linkage group 20, ASM1832078v1, whole genome shotgun sequence DNA encodes these proteins:
- the gngt2b gene encoding guanine nucleotide-binding protein G(I)/G(S)/G(O) subunit gamma-T2b, protein MARDMSDKEILKMELEQLKKEVSTPRTPVGANCAETIAFVENLLPNDPLIKGVPDDKNPYKGDKGGCIIT, encoded by the exons ATGGCTCGGGATATGTCAGATAAAGAAATCCTGAAAATGGAGTTGGAACAGTTGAAGAAGGAAGTTAGCACACCCAGGACACCA GTGGGTGCAAACTGCGCAGAAACGATTGCTTTTGTGGAGAATCTGCTGCCAAATGATCCACTGATTAAGGGCGTCCCAGATGACAAGAACCCCTACAAGGGAGACAAGGGAGGCTGCATAATAACATAA